The Solanum lycopersicum chromosome 6, SLM_r2.1 genome has a window encoding:
- the LOC101268696 gene encoding acetolactate synthase 1, chloroplastic-like: protein MAAFSQNPSTTLINNNRFTSSSILSSTSHVFPFPHTQTIIPHKSLIISINVSKTPNGAPAPSMETTFTSRFLPDEPRKGCDILVEALERQGVKNVFAYPGGTTLEIHQALTRSPTIRNILPRHEQGGVFAAEGYARATGFPGVCMATSGPGATNLISGLADAMADSIPIIAITGQVPRRMIGSDAFQEIPIVEVTRSITKHNYLVMDVHDIPRIVREAFFLARSGRPGPVLIDVPKDVQQQMDIPNWDQPMKLPGYISRLPLPPKKTLLEQIVRLISESKKPVLYVGGGCIQSSNELRRFAQLTGIPVASTLMGLGAFPAGDELSLQMLGMHGTVYSNYAVDRSDLLLAFGVRFDDRVTGKLETFASRAKIVHIDIDSTEIGKNKQPHVSICTDIKLALQGLNSILMDTENALKLNFSPWRKELTEQKLKYPLKYKFYGDSIPPQYAIEVLDELTNGNAIITSGVGQHQMWCAQYYKYKNPMQCLTSSGFGAMGFGLPAAIGAAIAIPDAIVVDIDGDGSFMMNVQELATVRAENLPVKMMILNNQHLGMATQWEDRFYKANRAHSYLGNPSNKARIFPNMLKFAEACDIPCAQVIHRNDVRDAIRKMLHTPGPYLLDVIVPHQEHVLPMIPSNGAFKDVITEGDGRCSY from the exons ATGGCTGCATTTTCTCAGAATCCTTCCACCACTTTGATCAACAATAATCGTTTTACATCATCTTCTATTCTTTCTAGTACTAGTCATGTATTCCCTTTTCCACACACGCAAACAATTATTCCTCATAAATCTCTCATCATCAGCATCAACGTTTCCAAAACCCCAAATGGTGCTCCAGCGCCATCAATGGAGACGACATTCACTTCTCGATTCCTCCCTGATGAACCTCGAAAAGGATGTGACATCTTGGTTGAAGCCCTGGAGCGCCAAGGCGTTAAGAATGTATTTGCTTATCCAGGGGGTACTACACTGGAAATTCACCAGGCTCTCACCCGCTCTCCAACCATAAGGAATATATTGCCACGTCATGAACAGGGTGGCGTTTTCGCTGCTGAAGGTTATGCACGCGCCACCGGGTTCCCTGGTGTTTGTATGGCTACCTCTGGACCTGGAGCGACGAATCTTATAAGTGGTCTTGCTGATGCTATGGCCGATAGTATTCCAATTATTGCTATTACag GCCAAGTTCCTCGTAGGATGATTGGAAGTGACGCATTTCAAGAAATTCCAATTGTAGAAGTAACTAGATCAATTACAAAGCATAATTATCTAGTCATGGACGTTCACGATATTCCTAGGATTGTCCGAGAGGCGTTTTTCCTAGCTCGATCAGGACGACCTGGACCGGTTTTAATTGATGTTCCTAAAGATGTTCAACAACAAATGGATATTCCTAATTGGGATCAACCCATGAAGTTGCCAGGTTATATATCTAGACTCCCGTTACCACCAAAAAAGACGCTCTTGGAACAAATTGTTAGATTAATTTCTGAATCAAAGAAACCGGTGTTGTATGTTGGTGGAGGGTGCATACAATCCAGCAATGAGTTAAGACGTTTTGCTCAGCTCACAG GTATTCCTGTGGCGAGTACTTTGATGGGACTAGGAGCGTTTCCAGCAGGGGATGAACTTTCGCTTCAAATGCTAGGGATGCATGGTACTGTTTATTCAAATTACGCGGTGGATAGGAGTGATTTGCTGCTAGCATTTGGAGTTAGGTTTGATGATCGTGTGACGGGTAAATTAGAAACATTTGCAAGCAGAGCAAAAATTGTTCACATTGATATCGACTCCACAGAGATTGGTAAAAACAAGCAGCCTCATGTATCTATTTGTACTGACATTAAGTTAGCGTTACAGGGCTTGAATTCGATATTAATGGATACGGAAAACGCTTTGAAACTGAATTTCTCGCCTTGGAGGAAAGAATTAACAGAGCAAAAATTGAAGTATCCTTTGAAATACAAGTTTTATGGTGATTCTATTCCTCCACAATATGCAATCGAAGTCCTTGATGAGTTAACTAACGGAAATGCTATTATAACAAGTGGTGTAGGGCAACACCAAATGTGGTGTGCTCAATACTATAAGTATAAAAATCCAATGCAGTGTTTGACATCTAGTGGATTCGGAGCGATGGGGTTTGGTTTACCTGCTGCAATAGGAGCAGCAATAGCAATACCAGATGCAATTGTTGTAGACATCGATGGGGATGGTAGTTTCATGATGAATGTGCAAGAGTTAGCAACAGTTAGAGCGGAGAATCTTCCTGTTAAGatgatgattttgaataatCAACATTTGGGAATGGCGACACAGTGGGAGGATAGGTTTTACAAGGCAAATAGAGCACATTCTTATCTTGGAAATCCTTCTAACAAGGCAAGGATTTTCCCTAACATGTTGAAATTCGCGGAGGCTTGTGATATACCTTGTGCTCAAGTGATTCATAGGAATGATGTTAGAGATGCTATACGAAAGATGTTACATACTCCTGGACCTTACTTGTTGGATGTTATTGTGCCTCATCAGGAGCATGTTTTGCCTATGATTCCCAGTAATGGTGCTTTTAAGGATGTTATCACCGAGGGCGATGGGAGATGTTCTTACTGA